The DNA segment ATGTGATTTGATCGCCAATCATTTTCGGCGCGACATCGCTCGATGAGTCAGCTATTACGCATTGTTTAAATGATGGCTGCCTCTAAGCCAACATCCTCACTGTCTAAGCAACGTCACATCCTTTCCACTTAATCACATTTAGGCACCTTAGCTGATGGTCTGGGCTGTTGCCCTCTCGACCACAGATCTTATCACCTGCAGTCTGACTGCTCTGGTACTGAGACCGACGGTATTCGGAGTTTGATTGGTTTTGGCAGCCTGGTGAGGCCCCTAAGCCATTCAGTGCTCTACCTCCGTCGGGTACTTCCAGAACACTCGCCCTCAAGCGATTTCGGAGAGAACCAGCTATCACGGGGTTTGATTAGTCTTTCGCTCCTACTCTCAAGTCATCTCAGGATTTTTCAACATCCACGAGTTCGGTCCTTCACTGCGTGTTACCGCAGTTTCAACCTGCTCAAGAGTAGATCACCTCCGCTTCGGGTCTATTGCCAGCGACTGATCGCGCTATTGGCACTCGGTTTCCCTTCGCCTCCAGTTCATCGAACCTTAGGCTGGCCACTGACAATAACTCGCAGACTCATTATGCAAAAGGCAAGCTGTCACCACTTGCGTGGCTCCAACACATTGTAGGCAGATGGTTTCAGGTACTATTTCACTCCGCTCGCAGCGGTTCTTTTCACCTTTCCCTCGCGGTACTAGTTCACTATCGGTTGCCAGGTAGTATTTAGCCTTATCCCATGGTCGGGACGGATTCGCACAGAGTTTCACTTACACCGTGCTACTTGGGATACCTCTAGACGTCCTTTCGTTTTCGCTCACCCGGCTGTCACGGTCTTTGGCCCAACTTTCCAGAAGGTTAAACTAACGATCAGACTATCACATTAAGGTCCCACAACCCCGGGAAGACAAGTCCTCCCGGTTTAGGCTGTTCCGCTTTCGCTCGCCACTACTGACGGAATCACTTCGTTTTCTTTTCCTGCGGTTACTGAGATGTTTCACTTCACCGCGTTTTGCTTTGCCGGACTATGAATTCATCCGGTCAATATCCAGATGTAACTCTGGATGGGTTGTCCCATTCGGAAATCCACGGCTGGTAACGCCTGTTTGCGGCTCACCGTGGCTTATCGCAACTTACTACGTCCTTCATCGCCTCCTGGCACCAAGGCATCCACCATAAGCCCTTAGTAGCTTGATCATATATTTGAGAGCCGTCACTGCTGACGGTCACTCAGCGAATTGTAATTTTTGCCCAATATTTTACCTATGTGTAGTTGTCAAAGAACACTCCGAACCGCGCGGCGTGAGGGGTTAACCCCACTCCGTCGTTCCGGCAAATTCACTGCTTAAAGTGGTGGGCGTGACTGGATTTGAACCAGTGACCCTGCGCTTATCAAGCGCATGCTCTAACCAACTGAGCTACACGCCCAACAGAGTTGGTGGAGCTGAGGAGATTCGAACTCCTGACCTATAGCTTGCAAAGCTACCGCTCTACCAACTGAGCTACAGCCCCGTGTCATTTTGTGTTTACGCTTTGATCAACTCGCTTTTGTGAGCGTAATCGCTCATCAAGCAGCTAACCTTCAGCGTAAACCTTGACTCCGGTGGAGTCCGATTTCTACCACTTTAACTTCAAAGAGCAAACTCTTTTGAAAATTGAACTGTGCGATAAGGTATTGAACCTATCCGCCTCTTGCGAGGCGTTCGACCTCGGAAGTCCGGTTTTGATCCCGGACCCGTGGTTTCTCCTTAGAAAGGAGGTGATCCAGCCGCAGGTTCCCCTACGGCTACCTTGTTACGACTTCATCCCAATCACCAGCCATACCTTCGGCACCTTTTGAGGGGCGACTTCGGGTACAACCGGCTTTCATGATGTGACGGGCGGTGTGTACAAGGCCTGGGAACGTATTCACGGCGCCGTAGCTGATGCGCCATTACTAGCGATTCCAGCTTCATGCCGTCGAGTTGCAGACGACAATCTGAACTGGGCCCGGTTTTCTGGGATTTGCTCCACCTAACGGTCTTGCGCCCCTTTGTGCCGGGCATTGTAGTACGTGTGCAGCCCTGGCCGTAAGGGCCATGCTGACTTGACGTCATCCCCACCTTCCTCCTCGTTGAAGCGAGGCAGTCTGTCCAGAGTGCTCCCAATTAAGGGGTGGCAACAGGACACAGGGGTTGCGCTCGTTGCGGGACTTAACCCAACATCTCACGACACGAGCTGACGACAGCCATGCAGCACCTGTGCAAGCTGATATTGCTATCTCGTCTCCCTTTCAGGATTCTACTACTTGCATGTCAAGGCCAGGTAAGGTTCTTCGCGTTGCATCGAATTAAGCCACATACTCCACCGCTTGTGCAGGCCCCCGTCAATTTCTTTGAGTTTTAACCTTGCGGCCGTACTTCCCAGGCGGCGCATTTAACGCGTTAGCTTCGCCACAAGAGGGGTCGATTCCTCTTACAGCAAATGCGCACCGTTTAGGGCCAGGACTACCGGGGTATCTAATCCCGTTTGCTCCCCTGGCTTTCGTGCCTCAGCGTCAGGAAATGTCCAGAGACTCGCCTTCGCCACTGGTGTTCCACTTGATATCTACGCATTTCACTGCTACACCAAGTATTCCAGTCTCCCCTCCATTCCTCGAGCCGAATAGTTTCCGATGCCATTTCGGAGTTGAGCTCCGAGCTTTCACATCAGACTTACCCGACCGCCTACGCACCCTTTACGCCCAGTGAATCCGAACAACGCTTGGGACCTCTGTATTACCGCGGCTGCTGGCACAGAGTTAGCCGTCCCTTCCTCTTTCGCTACTATCAGCTCACGACTTATTAGATCGTAAGGTTTGATCGCAAATGACAGGGGTTTACGGGCCGAAGCCATTCATCCCCCACGCGGCGTCGCTCCATCAGGCTTTCGCCCATTGTGAAAAATTCTCGACTGCTGCCACCCGTAGGTGTCTGGACCGTGTCTCAGTTCCAGTGTGGCTGGTCGTCCTCTCAGACCAGCTACCCGTCTTAGCCTTGGTGAGCCGTTACCCCACCAACTAGCTGATAGGCCGCGGGCTTATCGAAGAGCGTCAGGCCTTACGGTCCCCAACTTTAAGTTCCAGAAGATGCCTCCCGGAAATGTCATCCAGTATTAGCTTACCTTTCGGCAAGTTATTCCAGACTCTACGGCAAATTACCCACGTATTACGCACCCTTTCGCCACTCTCACTACCAAATATTGCTACTCAACAGTGATCGTTCGACTTGCATGTCTTATCCACGCCGCCAGCGTTCGTTCTGAGCCAGAATCAAACTCTCCGTATAAAAACGTTAGTTTAACTCTTGTCCGAGGATTAATCGGACGAATTGCAATTTAAAACTCTTCAGACCCAAACCACTAACTGTTTAGAGCCTGAAGGGGCTCTCACTTATCGCACAATTCAATTTTCAAAGAGCATAGGCGTTACCGCCTAAAAGCCTGACTCAATCGCTTTTCGCCTTCGTGTTCGGAGGACAAAAAGCTGAGTGCCGTTTTATCATCTAACCCGGCATCTCAGGTTTGAGTGTTAAAGAACGCGTCGCTTTTCGCTGTCGCGCCGACTTTCACTTGGTTTTGTTTCAGTCGCCTTCACCTTTTCAGCGAAGGACGGACAAGTTAACAGGCGCAAAATAAAGCGCAAGTGTTTTATGAAAAATTTTTGCAGTGATTTCCTCAATAAAATCAGGCCTTTTCACACCTTGCGAATTTTCTATGAAAAATTTTCTTTGGACGCGCGACGTTTTTCGCTCAAACCGCCCGCTACTGCTGCTCCCGAAAAATTAATCGCAATCCTTCCAGGGTCAAATGCGGTTCCACCCGGGTGATTTCAGGCATCTTTGTCGCCAATAATCGAGCGTAGCTTCCGGTTGCCACCACTGGTAAGCGCGCCGCTTTCAACTCGCGTCGCAGTCTGGTGATCAATTCCCGGATCAGGCCGCGATAACCGTGAACTGCGCCAATCAACATGGCTTGCTTGGTACTCTTACCAATCGTTGAATCAATTTCACGAATCTTCAGGCGCGGCAACAAGGCCGTCCGTTCGTGCAGATAATCCGTCATCGCCGCCAAACCGGGAGCGATGATGCCACCCGCATAATTCCCGTAGCGATCCACCACATCGAACGTGACGGCGGTGCCAAAATCCACCACCACCACCGGTGCGCCAAAGTGATGCCGCGCCGCTGCGGCATTCGCCAAACGGTCGGCTCCAATTGAATTCGGTTGCGGATAATCAATTCCGACTCCGCGCAAAGTTTTTGGGGTTAATTCTTGGGCGCGCAAATTCCATAACTTGCGCAGCGCGCTTCGAACTTTAGGCGTAGCCTGCGGCACCACGCTGCAGATGGCGGCTCGCTGCAAGTGATTGCGACCGATAAAAATCCGCAAACGTTGCGCTGCCGTTCCCTTAAAGAAGTCCGCCGTGGGCAGATCAATCTGCCGCAGCAAGCGACGCTCATTTGCCAACCCGACGTGCGTGTTGGTGTTTCCGATATCAACGAGCAAAATCATTGAGTCCAAGTTACATCACCACCCACAATCCGCTCCAAACCACCGTGCTCCGTCCGCAAGAGCAAAGCCCCTTCGGCATCCAACGCTTCGGCGCGACCGCCGATTTTTCGGCGACCGACCTCCACCGTAACCTGTCTGCCAATCGTGGCGCACTGCGCCTCCCACTCATCGGCCAGCGCCGGGAATTCGCCCCGCCTGATCCGCGCGTAATCCACATCCAACTCACGCAAAATCGCCGTGGCCAATTCCGCACGTTCCACCGGCTTGCCGAGTTCCATTCGCAATGAGGTGGCAATCTTTCTTAGCTCCGCGGGAAACTCCATTTCCGTCAGATTCACGCTGACCCCAATGCCCAGCGTGATGTGTTTGACGCAATCCACTTCGGCGCTGAGTTCCGTGAGGATCCCCACCACTTTTTTCCCACCGATCAAAAGATCATTCGGCCATTTGATTTCAGGGCGCAATCCGGTCACCGCCCGAATCGCCCGTGCGGCGGCGGTGGCGGCGATCACCGTGAGTTGTGTCGCTTCTTGCGGGCGCAATTTCGGGCGCAACAAAAGGGAAAACCAGAGTCCTTTGCGCGTTGGCGAAATCCAGGTACGCCCCAATCGCCCACGCCCCTTCGTTTGCGCTTCGGCAAAAACCACCACGCCCTCCTTGACTCCATCCCGCGCCAATTTTTCCACGATGTCATTGGTCGAAGTGGTCCGTTCAAACA comes from the Verrucomicrobiia bacterium genome and includes:
- a CDS encoding type III pantothenate kinase, whose translation is MILLVDIGNTNTHVGLANERRLLRQIDLPTADFFKGTAAQRLRIFIGRNHLQRAAICSVVPQATPKVRSALRKLWNLRAQELTPKTLRGVGIDYPQPNSIGADRLANAAAARHHFGAPVVVVDFGTAVTFDVVDRYGNYAGGIIAPGLAAMTDYLHERTALLPRLKIREIDSTIGKSTKQAMLIGAVHGYRGLIRELITRLRRELKAARLPVVATGSYARLLATKMPEITRVEPHLTLEGLRLIFREQQ
- a CDS encoding biotin--[acetyl-CoA-carboxylase] ligase; the encoded protein is MTVDTQILMALRAVENGGVSGSELSQQLGVTRAAIWARIEELRKLGYEIQASPVLGYRLVSAPDVLHADDLLARLGKTEALGRDIRVFERTTSTNDIVEKLARDGVKEGVVVFAEAQTKGRGRLGRTWISPTRKGLWFSLLLRPKLRPQEATQLTVIAATAAARAIRAVTGLRPEIKWPNDLLIGGKKVVGILTELSAEVDCVKHITLGIGVSVNLTEMEFPAELRKIATSLRMELGKPVERAELATAILRELDVDYARIRRGEFPALADEWEAQCATIGRQVTVEVGRRKIGGRAEALDAEGALLLRTEHGGLERIVGGDVTWTQ